Proteins encoded within one genomic window of Solibaculum mannosilyticum:
- the trpA gene encoding tryptophan synthase subunit alpha — translation MNRIDCTFQRLKEQKKKAFITFVAAGDPDLDTTKRLILEMEKNGADMVELGVPFTDPMAEGIVIQKANIRALEHDICLESIMDMVKELRKETQIPLIYLLYYNSVLSFGVEKFFDQCKEVGIDAVIIPDLPIEESDEIAPYAEKTGVYHISMVAPTSEERLQMVTKNAKGFVYCVSSMGVTGMREHITTNLERYFEPIDRICHLPKCLGFGISTPEQASLVKQYCDGLIVGSAIVNQIGIHDTPDEKVKAVGELVHSLREAI, via the coding sequence ATGAACCGAATTGATTGCACATTTCAGAGGCTCAAGGAGCAAAAGAAAAAGGCGTTTATTACCTTTGTAGCGGCGGGAGATCCGGATCTGGACACCACAAAACGTCTGATCCTGGAGATGGAGAAAAACGGCGCCGATATGGTGGAATTAGGCGTTCCCTTTACCGATCCCATGGCCGAAGGCATCGTCATCCAAAAGGCCAACATCCGCGCCCTGGAACATGACATCTGTCTGGAAAGCATCATGGATATGGTCAAGGAGCTGCGCAAAGAGACGCAGATTCCACTGATCTACCTGCTGTATTACAACAGCGTCCTCAGCTTTGGAGTGGAAAAATTCTTCGATCAGTGCAAAGAGGTGGGCATTGACGCCGTCATCATCCCCGATTTACCCATTGAGGAAAGCGATGAAATCGCCCCCTATGCGGAGAAAACAGGGGTGTATCATATCAGCATGGTGGCCCCTACATCGGAGGAACGGCTCCAGATGGTCACCAAGAACGCCAAGGGATTTGTGTACTGTGTATCCTCGATGGGGGTTACCGGCATGCGGGAACACATCACAACCAATCTGGAACGATATTTTGAGCCCATCGACCGCATCTGCCATCTGCCCAAATGCCTGGGATTTGGAATTTCCACCCCGGAGCAGGCCAGTCTTGTCAAGCAGTATTGCGACGGGCTGATCGTGGGCAGCGCCATCGTCAATCAGATAGGGATTCACGATACCCCTGACGAGAAGGTCAAGGCGGTAGGGGAATTGGTCCATAGCCTGCGGGAGGCCATCTGA
- a CDS encoding phosphoribosylanthranilate isomerase, producing the protein MISIKVCGLTRPEDIQAVNRFAPDYVGFVFAPSRRHVSPETAKNLVRGLAEGILPVGVFVNEVPQRVAFIAAMCGLKVIQLHGNEDSAYQEEIKRLTGREVWKAVRVKDKESLREVMEGCADRYLLDAYHPSQQGGCGQTFDWSLLEGILSQKIMLAGGLMPENVAQAVQLVRPYGVDVSSGVETDGYKDPEKIKEFIRIVRGESQ; encoded by the coding sequence TTGATTTCGATCAAGGTGTGCGGATTGACCCGTCCAGAGGATATCCAGGCCGTCAACCGATTTGCGCCGGATTACGTTGGCTTTGTATTTGCCCCCAGTCGGCGGCATGTTTCCCCTGAAACGGCAAAGAATTTAGTGCGCGGTTTAGCGGAGGGGATACTCCCGGTGGGTGTGTTTGTCAATGAGGTGCCGCAACGGGTGGCCTTTATCGCAGCCATGTGTGGCCTCAAGGTCATCCAACTCCACGGCAATGAGGATAGCGCTTACCAAGAAGAGATCAAGCGTCTAACGGGGCGGGAAGTGTGGAAGGCCGTCCGGGTAAAGGATAAGGAATCCCTGAGAGAGGTAATGGAAGGCTGTGCCGACCGGTATCTGCTGGACGCTTATCATCCAAGCCAACAGGGAGGATGCGGTCAAACATTCGACTGGTCGCTGCTGGAAGGCATCCTATCCCAAAAGATCATGCTGGCCGGGGGACTCATGCCGGAAAACGTGGCGCAGGCGGTACAGCTTGTACGTCCCTATGGGGTGGACGTCAGCAGCGGTGTGGAAACCGATGGATACAAGGATCCGGAAAAGATAAAGGAATTTATACGAATTGTGAGAGGAGAATCGCAATGA
- the sfsA gene encoding DNA/RNA nuclease SfsA, with protein MRYPDVIKATFLSRPNRFVAQVEVEGKVTVAHVKNTGRCRELLVPGAAVFLQQHHNPSRKTPFSLIAVQKGELLINMDSQAPNQVWDEALADGLYIPELGVADTIHREVTWGHSRLDFLVECGKRSAYMEVKGVTLEENRVVRFPDAPTERGVKHLHTLMEINQSGGMAYVVFIVQMEGAQYFTPNADMHPAFAQTLREASEQGVKILAYECHVEPDGLKVTKPVPIRLLEKNNI; from the coding sequence ATGAGATACCCGGATGTAATCAAAGCCACCTTTCTGTCCAGGCCCAATCGGTTTGTGGCCCAGGTGGAGGTGGAAGGAAAAGTCACAGTGGCACATGTGAAAAATACCGGCCGCTGTCGGGAGCTGTTGGTTCCCGGCGCGGCCGTCTTTTTGCAGCAGCATCACAATCCCTCTCGGAAGACCCCATTTTCTCTCATCGCCGTACAGAAAGGGGAGCTTCTCATCAATATGGACAGCCAGGCCCCCAATCAAGTGTGGGATGAAGCATTGGCCGATGGACTGTATATTCCGGAGCTTGGGGTGGCCGATACGATCCATCGGGAGGTGACGTGGGGACATTCCCGCCTGGACTTCTTGGTAGAATGCGGAAAAAGAAGCGCTTATATGGAGGTAAAAGGGGTCACGCTGGAGGAAAACAGAGTGGTACGTTTCCCAGACGCACCGACCGAACGAGGGGTCAAGCATCTTCACACCTTGATGGAGATCAATCAGTCAGGCGGTATGGCTTATGTAGTTTTTATCGTCCAGATGGAGGGCGCACAATACTTTACCCCGAATGCCGACATGCATCCCGCCTTTGCGCAGACATTACGGGAAGCGTCTGAACAAGGGGTAAAAATACTGGCCTATGAATGCCATGTCGAACCGGACGGCTTAAAAGTGACAAAGCCGGTGCCCATCCGTCTTTTGGAGAAAAACAACATCTAG
- the trpD gene encoding anthranilate phosphoribosyltransferase, with product MIKSAIQKLVVKQDLTKEEAMQAMDMVLDNGATYAQISAFLTSLRMKGETIDEITGCALTMKHKAAHIHPTVSGYIDLVGTGGDGINTFNISTTSAFVVAAAGVPVAKHGNRAISSRSGSVDLLEALGVNVMLEPEQVEQCVEAIGLGFMFAKTFHKSMKHAALVRSELGIRTIFNILGPISNPSDAKTQVIGVFDKALTNPLAHAMMNMGVERGFVMNCEGIDEFATVGANQVSEIKDGLVMDYVLPPEHFGFERASVEDIRGGTAVENAQITRDILGGAKGPKRDTVLLNAGASIYAGRRADTIAQGIEMAREAIDSGAALKKLEQVIEMSNSIG from the coding sequence ATGATCAAATCCGCAATTCAGAAACTGGTGGTAAAGCAAGACCTGACAAAAGAGGAAGCCATGCAGGCCATGGATATGGTGCTGGACAACGGTGCAACCTATGCCCAAATCAGCGCATTTCTGACGAGTCTCCGCATGAAAGGGGAAACCATTGACGAAATCACCGGCTGTGCCTTGACCATGAAGCACAAGGCCGCCCACATTCATCCCACTGTTTCGGGATACATCGATCTGGTCGGCACCGGTGGAGACGGCATCAATACCTTTAATATCTCCACGACCTCAGCCTTTGTCGTGGCGGCAGCAGGCGTGCCGGTGGCTAAACACGGCAACCGTGCCATTTCGAGCCGCAGCGGCAGCGTGGACCTGCTGGAAGCGTTGGGAGTCAACGTCATGCTGGAGCCGGAGCAGGTCGAACAATGCGTGGAAGCCATCGGCTTAGGGTTTATGTTTGCAAAAACCTTCCACAAATCCATGAAGCACGCCGCACTGGTGCGCAGTGAATTGGGGATCCGTACTATTTTTAATATCCTTGGTCCGATTTCCAATCCGTCGGACGCAAAGACCCAGGTAATCGGTGTTTTTGATAAAGCTCTCACCAATCCTCTGGCCCACGCCATGATGAATATGGGTGTGGAACGGGGATTTGTCATGAACTGTGAAGGCATCGATGAATTTGCCACGGTAGGCGCTAACCAGGTGTCCGAGATCAAGGACGGCTTGGTGATGGATTATGTACTGCCGCCGGAACACTTTGGCTTTGAACGGGCTTCTGTAGAGGATATCCGAGGCGGCACAGCGGTGGAAAACGCCCAGATTACCCGGGATATCTTAGGAGGAGCCAAGGGGCCCAAACGGGATACCGTACTGCTCAATGCCGGCGCATCCATTTATGCCGGACGCAGGGCCGATACCATTGCCCAAGGCATCGAGATGGCGAGGGAGGCCATCGATTCCGGCGCTGCTCTGAAGAAATTAGAGCAGGTGATCGAAATGAGCAACAGCATTGGATAA
- the trpC gene encoding indole-3-glycerol phosphate synthase TrpC, translated as MILDDIVAKKEVRLHERMERIPLLQLQRQAEDRPRMPLDFAGSLKLAEKMSIIAEVKKASPSKGVIRSVFNPTDIANSYLRSDVQAMSILTEEDYFQGNDAYLQSIRAISPIPLLRKDFIISEYQIYEAYLLGADAILLIAAILDQRQLVQFQHVADSLGLSCLVEVHDKEELERVLDTEAPVVGINNRNLRTFEVTLRTCESLIPHIPKERCIVAESGIGTAQDVRLLRSMGADAILVGETFMRSDDIPKAVQMLRGEIH; from the coding sequence ATGATTTTGGATGACATTGTTGCGAAAAAAGAAGTCCGCCTGCATGAGAGAATGGAGAGGATCCCGCTTCTCCAACTGCAGAGACAGGCGGAGGATCGCCCGAGGATGCCCTTGGATTTCGCAGGCAGCTTGAAGCTTGCGGAGAAAATGTCTATCATTGCCGAAGTCAAAAAGGCGTCCCCTTCCAAAGGCGTAATCCGATCTGTATTTAATCCAACTGATATTGCAAATAGTTATTTAAGATCCGACGTTCAAGCCATGTCGATCCTCACCGAAGAGGACTATTTCCAGGGAAATGATGCTTATTTGCAGTCCATCCGTGCGATTTCCCCCATCCCGCTGCTGCGCAAGGATTTTATCATATCCGAATATCAGATTTACGAGGCTTATCTCCTGGGGGCCGATGCAATCCTGCTGATCGCCGCTATTTTGGATCAAAGACAGCTTGTTCAGTTCCAGCATGTGGCGGACAGCTTGGGGCTTTCCTGTCTGGTGGAGGTTCACGACAAAGAGGAGCTGGAACGTGTGCTGGATACCGAGGCCCCGGTGGTGGGAATCAACAACCGCAATTTACGCACCTTTGAGGTAACTCTTCGCACCTGTGAAAGCCTGATCCCTCACATTCCCAAAGAGCGGTGCATTGTAGCGGAAAGCGGCATCGGAACGGCTCAGGATGTACGACTTTTGCGATCCATGGGCGCCGATGCCATCTTAGTGGGGGAGACCTTTATGCGGTCGGACGATATTCCAAAAGCGGTGCAAATGTTGCGGGGGGAGATCCATTGA